A window from Corynebacterium singulare encodes these proteins:
- a CDS encoding type VII secretion-associated protein has protein sequence MTAAHALRTTPTTTLTITVLDAATIYEGPETVYRYDLPGTGIAEGWALDTVLDQVEKICGADWPDVTVDVVADPSGTDVTTEAVAILRRQLSATGASVIEPEPPAAPATPPVARRTSAVEAEESNPEEELTSVRTLSPRPRRSRRAKTPAVPFGIDPFYIAIAVMVLLVAGVSWWAVGRKDTALAVNPTAAESTTSAAATPSSETDPSVDTPVVATADTKGGGTAEAGSRQLRPGQQAIDVEGMSLVLPQGFRTSVEDGLVTAAGEDPNLRILLAADPLFNVPVEALFAEITQQIDSDPTLKEPSEHNGRLSYTEEPGDGSRVSWMMWEDKGHQMSVGCHTKFEPNVVQKAACRMAAESLVKKE, from the coding sequence ATGACCGCAGCCCATGCCCTGCGCACCACCCCGACCACCACGCTCACGATCACGGTTCTCGACGCCGCCACCATCTATGAAGGCCCAGAGACCGTCTACCGCTATGACCTGCCCGGTACCGGCATTGCCGAGGGCTGGGCCCTTGACACCGTCCTTGACCAAGTGGAGAAAATCTGTGGGGCAGACTGGCCGGATGTCACCGTCGACGTCGTGGCCGATCCTTCCGGTACCGACGTGACCACCGAGGCCGTGGCGATTCTTCGGCGCCAACTCAGCGCCACGGGTGCCTCGGTTATCGAACCAGAACCACCGGCGGCTCCTGCCACGCCACCCGTGGCACGACGTACCTCTGCCGTAGAGGCGGAGGAATCCAACCCCGAAGAGGAACTTACCTCGGTGCGAACCCTCTCACCTCGGCCACGCCGCTCGCGCCGCGCGAAAACTCCCGCTGTGCCGTTTGGCATCGACCCTTTTTACATCGCGATTGCCGTCATGGTGTTGCTCGTGGCCGGGGTGTCGTGGTGGGCGGTGGGGCGCAAAGATACGGCCTTAGCCGTAAACCCCACAGCTGCAGAGTCCACCACCAGTGCCGCGGCCACCCCTTCCTCTGAGACTGACCCCTCGGTGGATACCCCGGTCGTGGCCACGGCTGACACGAAGGGTGGTGGAACCGCGGAGGCTGGTAGCCGGCAGCTGCGTCCGGGCCAACAAGCTATCGACGTGGAAGGGATGTCCCTTGTGTTGCCGCAAGGGTTTCGCACCAGTGTGGAGGATGGCCTTGTCACCGCAGCCGGCGAAGATCCTAACCTCCGCATCCTTCTCGCTGCCGACCCACTCTTCAATGTTCCGGTGGAGGCCCTCTTTGCCGAAATCACACAACAAATTGACTCCGACCCAACGCTGAAGGAACCGTCGGAACACAACGGGCGACTGAGCTACACCGAGGAGCCCGGAGATGGTTCTCGCGTGTCGTGGATGATGTGGGAGGACAAAGGCCATCAGATGTCCGTGGGCTGCCACACCAAATTTGAACCCAACGTGGTACAAAAAGCTGCCTGCCGCATGGCCGCAGAATCGCTGGTCAAAAAAGAATAG
- a CDS encoding type VII secretion protein EccC: MRVPTRVVDSGSLAYREPAPPLPQGSIEAEAVPEAARAQPVPLVRLLMPLVMVAAMLGMVALMVLGAGDTRRISPMSLMFPLMMLASMAMMFNPQSGGQDPDETRRTYLRHLKALREQALDRGAAQRAHEEHRNPTPRQAAALIGTSRLWERGPDAPDALEVRVGSGPMALCTPINVPDSGAAEDLDPVCAVSLRQTVRAVGTLADMPVVIQLQAFPIVGLAGEDAHGAARAMLLHLAVLHGPETVGIEYPGKGWEWLKWLPHTRDPEQAQFRICVVEEDPGAYHAALGDVPANHPTVTLAVGVTPHSPLGRRAEEEGIYLRAEGTLSVVTAAGDENLGRCETIEAASALLWARTLAPYHRPLGSEAGSTPRHGRDADLPALVGYRDVDELVDSGMWHGRTPSDRLRVPIGVDESGQPVLLDLKESAQGGMGPHGLCIGATGSGKSELLRTLVIALAATHSPDELNLVLVDFKGGATFLGCDELPHTSAVITNLEEESTLVERMYDAISGEMNRRQELLRKAGNFANVGEFNASEEAIREYGPLPALVIVVDEFSELLGQHPDFAELFVAVGRLGRSLHVHLLLASQRLEEGRLRGLDSHLSYRIGLKTFSAGESRQVLGVTDAYHLPAQPGAGYLKTDADAPTRFQASYVSGPVTRRVAREAAALPGSDPNAEHSSRRAQRVELFTGWQAEEEESEYSVLVDSSTTLASTVVAAARDEAVVRGQSARRIWLPPLPPVVELSAVAALASEDRAGLRAEVGLIDRPYHQRQDPLTVDFTTGGGHLALCGGPQSGKSMALRSIVAGLALNHSPQEIRFYVIDLGGGQLRVLERLPHVAGVAGRDEPEKVRRIVDEVAGLVRRPEERHTFLIVDGWHHIGTSGADFEDLSEPITQLVADGASARVHVLIAAARWTSLRPSIRDLISARLELRLGEAMDSLIDRKAQQKLPAAPGRGITVAGENLLFASTSPQDIAHICGVHAEADPVPALKMLPAVLTDLPRAADAAEPRGIAWGVGGPDLDVLTWDPATQHHLVCIGSHGAGKSQFLSVIMAGISRLDRQAARLVVIDERRAHLGTLKEEMVAAYGASASAATQTIIDTVRTLKQRLPGPDVTPAQLAARSWWEGPEIYLVIDDLDLVSEIALAPLLELLPHTRDVGLHLIVARKSGGIGRALFGQFLSAVRDLQPALLLLDADRDEGAIFGIKPTALPPGRGQWVVRGAAQGLAQVYVPHVHTTTDSGENS, encoded by the coding sequence ATGCGCGTACCTACACGCGTCGTTGATTCCGGATCGTTGGCTTATCGGGAGCCGGCGCCGCCGCTGCCGCAGGGCAGTATCGAAGCCGAGGCCGTACCGGAGGCTGCCCGTGCCCAGCCGGTGCCTCTCGTGCGCCTGCTCATGCCGCTGGTCATGGTGGCGGCAATGCTCGGCATGGTGGCGCTCATGGTGCTGGGCGCAGGAGATACACGCCGGATTAGCCCCATGAGCCTCATGTTTCCGCTCATGATGCTGGCCAGTATGGCCATGATGTTCAATCCACAAAGTGGTGGCCAAGACCCGGATGAGACGCGGAGAACCTACCTGCGCCACCTCAAGGCGCTGCGCGAGCAGGCACTGGACAGGGGAGCAGCGCAGCGCGCGCACGAGGAACACCGCAATCCCACCCCACGGCAGGCAGCCGCGCTCATTGGCACATCGCGTTTGTGGGAGCGCGGCCCAGATGCCCCAGATGCGTTGGAGGTGCGCGTGGGGTCGGGCCCGATGGCGCTGTGTACGCCCATCAACGTGCCGGACTCGGGTGCGGCGGAGGATCTCGATCCGGTGTGCGCGGTGAGTTTGCGCCAGACCGTGCGGGCAGTGGGAACTCTGGCAGATATGCCCGTGGTCATCCAATTGCAGGCTTTCCCCATCGTGGGCCTAGCTGGGGAGGATGCTCACGGGGCGGCCCGGGCGATGCTACTGCATCTGGCTGTGCTCCACGGTCCAGAGACCGTGGGGATCGAGTACCCGGGTAAGGGGTGGGAGTGGCTCAAGTGGCTGCCACACACCCGCGATCCGGAGCAGGCCCAGTTCCGGATCTGTGTCGTCGAGGAGGATCCGGGGGCTTATCATGCTGCGCTTGGTGACGTCCCCGCGAACCACCCCACCGTCACCCTCGCTGTGGGAGTGACGCCCCATTCTCCGCTCGGCCGCCGCGCTGAGGAGGAAGGGATCTACCTACGCGCTGAGGGGACCTTGTCCGTGGTGACGGCAGCGGGTGATGAGAACCTAGGGCGCTGCGAAACAATCGAGGCAGCCAGCGCGCTTCTGTGGGCGCGCACCCTTGCCCCGTATCACCGGCCGCTGGGTAGTGAGGCTGGCTCCACCCCACGGCATGGGCGCGATGCTGACCTGCCCGCGCTTGTGGGTTACCGCGATGTGGATGAGCTCGTGGATTCTGGAATGTGGCATGGCCGCACGCCCTCAGACCGGCTGCGCGTGCCCATCGGCGTGGACGAATCTGGGCAGCCAGTGCTGCTCGATCTTAAGGAGTCCGCCCAGGGCGGAATGGGCCCACACGGCCTGTGCATTGGCGCCACCGGTAGTGGAAAGTCGGAACTCTTGAGAACACTCGTCATCGCCCTTGCTGCCACGCATAGCCCGGATGAGCTCAACCTCGTCCTCGTGGACTTCAAGGGTGGCGCAACCTTTTTGGGCTGTGATGAGCTGCCGCACACCTCCGCCGTCATTACCAACCTGGAGGAGGAATCCACCCTGGTGGAGCGCATGTATGACGCGATCTCCGGGGAAATGAACCGCCGCCAAGAGCTGCTGCGCAAGGCCGGCAACTTTGCCAACGTGGGGGAGTTCAACGCCTCCGAAGAGGCTATACGTGAGTACGGTCCGCTGCCGGCCCTCGTCATCGTCGTGGATGAGTTCTCTGAGCTGCTGGGACAGCACCCAGACTTTGCCGAGCTCTTCGTTGCTGTAGGACGCCTTGGACGTTCACTGCACGTCCATCTGCTCCTGGCCTCCCAACGATTGGAGGAAGGCCGCCTGCGCGGGTTGGACTCGCACCTGTCCTATCGCATTGGGCTGAAGACCTTCTCTGCGGGCGAGTCCCGCCAAGTGTTGGGTGTGACGGACGCGTATCATTTGCCTGCCCAGCCTGGCGCTGGCTACCTCAAGACGGACGCGGATGCGCCTACGCGTTTCCAAGCCTCCTATGTGTCCGGTCCGGTCACGCGCCGGGTTGCTCGCGAGGCTGCAGCCCTGCCAGGCTCAGACCCCAACGCTGAGCACAGCAGCCGCCGAGCCCAGCGCGTGGAGCTTTTTACCGGGTGGCAGGCAGAGGAGGAAGAATCGGAGTATTCGGTGCTCGTGGACTCCTCAACCACACTGGCGTCAACCGTGGTGGCCGCGGCGCGGGACGAGGCTGTGGTGCGAGGTCAATCTGCGAGGCGAATCTGGCTGCCGCCACTTCCTCCGGTCGTTGAACTGTCCGCGGTGGCGGCACTGGCCAGCGAAGACCGCGCCGGGCTGCGAGCAGAGGTCGGGCTCATCGATCGCCCGTACCACCAGCGTCAGGACCCACTGACCGTGGATTTCACCACGGGCGGTGGACACCTGGCGCTGTGCGGTGGGCCGCAGTCAGGAAAATCGATGGCATTACGCAGCATCGTCGCCGGTCTGGCTCTGAATCACTCGCCACAGGAGATTCGCTTCTATGTCATCGATCTGGGTGGTGGGCAGCTCCGCGTGTTGGAACGTCTGCCGCACGTGGCTGGGGTGGCGGGGCGCGACGAGCCCGAAAAGGTACGGCGCATCGTCGACGAAGTCGCAGGACTTGTTCGCCGACCGGAAGAACGCCACACTTTTCTCATCGTCGATGGGTGGCACCACATTGGCACCTCAGGCGCAGACTTCGAGGACCTGTCCGAGCCCATCACCCAGTTGGTGGCCGACGGTGCCTCTGCCCGCGTCCATGTGCTCATCGCTGCGGCGCGATGGACCAGTCTGCGGCCGTCTATTCGTGACCTGATTTCCGCGCGCCTTGAACTGCGCCTGGGCGAGGCCATGGATTCCCTCATTGACCGCAAAGCTCAGCAGAAACTTCCCGCCGCACCTGGTCGTGGCATCACGGTGGCAGGGGAGAACCTGCTGTTTGCGTCGACCTCACCTCAAGACATCGCGCACATTTGCGGAGTCCATGCTGAAGCGGATCCTGTTCCTGCGCTCAAAATGTTGCCTGCGGTGCTCACCGATCTTCCTCGTGCCGCCGATGCTGCGGAACCGCGCGGCATTGCCTGGGGAGTCGGCGGCCCTGACCTCGACGTCCTCACGTGGGATCCAGCGACGCAGCATCACCTTGTATGCATCGGCTCGCACGGAGCCGGAAAATCCCAGTTCCTCAGCGTCATCATGGCCGGCATCAGCCGGTTGGACAGGCAGGCAGCACGCTTGGTTGTCATCGATGAGCGCCGCGCACATTTGGGGACGTTGAAGGAGGAGATGGTGGCGGCGTATGGGGCGTCGGCAAGCGCGGCAACCCAGACCATCATCGACACCGTGCGCACGCTGAAACAGCGCCTTCCCGGCCCCGATGTGACGCCTGCGCAGCTTGCCGCACGCAGCTGGTGGGAAGGGCCGGAAATCTACCTCGTTATTGATGACCTTGACCTTGTCAGTGAAATCGCGCTCGCACCCCTGTTGGAGCTGCTCCCGCATACCCGCGACGTTGGCCTCCACCTAATCGTGGCGCGCAAGTCCGGTGGCATTGGCCGCGCGCTCTTTGGGCAGTTCCTCTCGGCGGTGCGTGACCTGCAACCGGCGCTGCTGCTTCTCGACGCCGACCGCGACGAAGGCGCCATCTTTGGCATCAAACCCACCGCTTTGCCGCCCGGCCGTGGCCAATGGGTCGTCCGCGGTGCTGCCCAGGGATTGGCTCAGGTCTATGTCCCGCACGTTCACACCACTACTGATTCAGGAGAAAACTCATGA
- a CDS encoding WXG100 family type VII secretion target, producing the protein MTQTFRTEADVMVATAGRVDSTNDEVQGELTRLQGVVDSVRASWSGRAQVSFDNLMQRYNSSAQQLREALTAISDNIRDNARNFDSVEADNAQSFDNVGGVGLAL; encoded by the coding sequence ATGACTCAGACTTTCCGCACTGAAGCCGACGTTATGGTGGCCACCGCCGGCCGCGTCGACTCCACCAACGATGAAGTACAGGGAGAACTCACCCGCCTGCAGGGCGTGGTGGATTCCGTCCGCGCAAGCTGGTCGGGCCGCGCACAGGTGTCCTTCGACAACCTCATGCAGCGCTACAACTCCTCTGCGCAACAGCTGCGTGAGGCACTCACCGCCATCAGTGACAATATCCGCGATAACGCCCGCAACTTCGATTCTGTCGAGGCAGATAACGCCCAGTCCTTCGACAACGTCGGTGGCGTCGGCCTCGCCCTGTAA
- a CDS encoding type II toxin-antitoxin system RelE family toxin: MRGKGLVGDKSGLWRWRVGDYRVISSIYEDVVVINVIDVGHRRNIYL, from the coding sequence GTGCGCGGTAAGGGACTCGTTGGAGACAAGTCTGGCTTGTGGCGGTGGAGAGTAGGAGACTACCGGGTAATTTCCTCTATTTACGAAGATGTCGTAGTCATTAACGTCATCGATGTTGGCCACCGGCGCAATATTTACCTGTAG
- the eccB gene encoding type VII secretion protein EccB gives MARALPTTKAQVSGHKFLLRRLEHGLVFGDIRMIHDPLKRRRRALTGGIAAVAFLSLGSGLIAWMQPDPQPGDAPVVRSSEGQLLALVNGTYHPVANLASARLIANEPVEPAAAGESFLEQVSLGTPLGIVDAPNLLAAGTGEEPGWAACLEESTEGENWQSSNRVGTVTVMAHHGVRGFDEEQAAVAESDGTQWLLTGQGRVVLPEATSTQGRVLRRALGMTEDTAVWSVPTELLNAFAELEPLSFPAVPPEILDTGEQLWARTEEGVFAITPTQAEMLVGVGAQRLPAQAQDVAVLSDVPPTFHLPTTRVEFLSPEQGWLCATHHHGAGSAKPVTATVALPGESAAQRFAGLQAGVGVDSGHGYHVVSSTGRRHELAGAAELSSLGLDEPEQVPWEILRLLPEGSALSRAEALKNEHSLLPSGEGK, from the coding sequence ATGGCACGCGCGTTGCCTACTACCAAAGCTCAGGTCTCAGGACACAAGTTTCTCCTACGCCGGTTAGAACACGGGCTTGTCTTTGGAGATATAAGGATGATTCATGATCCGTTGAAGAGGCGTCGCCGCGCACTGACGGGAGGGATTGCTGCGGTGGCCTTTTTGAGCCTGGGCTCGGGGCTCATTGCCTGGATGCAACCGGATCCGCAGCCCGGTGATGCACCGGTTGTGCGCTCTTCCGAAGGCCAACTCTTGGCGCTGGTCAACGGCACTTATCACCCGGTGGCCAACCTTGCGTCCGCCAGGCTCATCGCCAATGAACCAGTGGAACCCGCTGCTGCCGGGGAGTCCTTCCTGGAGCAGGTCAGCTTGGGCACACCATTGGGGATTGTAGATGCCCCGAACCTTCTGGCGGCCGGTACGGGGGAAGAACCGGGCTGGGCGGCGTGCCTGGAAGAGTCCACGGAGGGTGAGAATTGGCAGTCCAGCAACCGCGTTGGCACCGTGACAGTTATGGCGCATCATGGTGTGCGGGGTTTCGATGAAGAGCAGGCCGCCGTGGCGGAATCTGATGGAACCCAGTGGTTGCTCACCGGACAGGGCCGCGTCGTCCTGCCGGAGGCCACGAGTACGCAGGGCCGTGTTCTGCGCCGCGCTTTGGGGATGACTGAGGACACTGCGGTGTGGAGCGTTCCGACGGAGCTGCTCAATGCCTTCGCTGAGCTGGAACCGCTGAGTTTTCCGGCCGTGCCGCCGGAAATCCTCGATACGGGCGAGCAGCTTTGGGCCCGCACGGAAGAAGGAGTTTTTGCCATTACGCCGACTCAGGCAGAGATGCTCGTGGGCGTCGGCGCGCAGCGACTTCCCGCGCAGGCCCAAGACGTTGCTGTGCTCAGCGACGTCCCACCGACCTTCCACCTTCCCACCACCCGCGTCGAGTTCCTCTCGCCCGAGCAGGGTTGGTTGTGCGCGACCCACCACCATGGCGCGGGTAGTGCAAAGCCGGTCACCGCCACGGTGGCCCTGCCGGGTGAATCGGCAGCACAACGCTTTGCGGGCTTGCAGGCAGGGGTAGGCGTGGATAGCGGGCACGGCTATCACGTGGTCTCATCCACCGGTAGGCGGCACGAGCTGGCCGGTGCTGCCGAGCTTAGTTCCCTGGGGCTTGATGAGCCGGAACAGGTGCCATGGGAAATTCTGCGCTTGTTGCCGGAAGGCTCCGCGCTGAGCCGCGCTGAGGCTTTAAAGAACGAGCACTCACTGCTGCCATCAGGAGAAGGCAAGTAA
- a CDS encoding ribbon-helix-helix protein, CopG family translates to MISVRVEPELVERLDALAARTRRSRGTYLRMALWASLPQLEKIHWEQVCQLRASRYQICARRGHARFYGTGAPRRSRTRQR, encoded by the coding sequence GTGATCTCCGTTCGCGTTGAACCCGAGTTGGTCGAACGTCTCGACGCGCTCGCGGCACGCACAAGGCGAAGCCGGGGCACCTATCTCCGCATGGCGCTATGGGCCTCACTGCCACAACTCGAAAAGATTCACTGGGAACAAGTCTGCCAACTACGAGCGTCTCGCTATCAAATATGCGCTCGAAGAGGTCACGCTCGGTTTTATGGAACAGGCGCTCCAAGAAGATCGCGAACGCGACAACGATGA
- a CDS encoding recombinase family protein has product MSGDAKYVETKVPRDRVIEDGGEAYRRQGRSKCATYLDLMGEPSAMVKVVRAYKHKSVVRFFEGEQRFPETGGWGREVEIQTRDLLWDAGKSWGKRPAKIVELEEKAAVRASAEATPGSTEPSGELSQSSATVSYMRVSSQGQRLDRQVEEIYRQVGAPDKEFTDKVSAAGHADRPGLDACLDYLRAGDVLVVASIDRLARSMVDLRRIVDAVVDKGAQVRFVKELLVFGAGSDPRSDLMLGILGSLAEFERAIIRERQAEGIAAAKKRGVYKGRKPALSRAQIDQARQLKDEGVAVTEIARRLSVHRSTIYRALTD; this is encoded by the coding sequence ATGTCTGGTGACGCTAAGTATGTCGAGACGAAAGTGCCGCGTGATCGGGTAATCGAGGACGGTGGCGAGGCCTACCGCAGGCAGGGAAGGTCCAAGTGTGCGACGTACCTTGATCTGATGGGGGAGCCGTCTGCGATGGTTAAGGTTGTTCGGGCCTACAAGCACAAGTCGGTAGTCAGATTCTTCGAGGGTGAGCAGCGCTTCCCGGAGACTGGCGGTTGGGGCAGAGAAGTAGAGATACAAACCCGCGACCTGCTCTGGGACGCCGGTAAGTCGTGGGGAAAGCGTCCGGCGAAAATTGTCGAACTGGAAGAAAAGGCAGCGGTGCGCGCTAGTGCTGAAGCGACGCCTGGGTCTACCGAACCGAGCGGGGAGCTGTCACAGTCTTCGGCAACTGTTTCCTATATGCGTGTTTCTAGCCAGGGGCAGCGTCTTGACCGCCAAGTCGAGGAAATCTACCGGCAAGTTGGTGCACCGGATAAAGAGTTCACGGACAAGGTATCGGCGGCAGGTCATGCTGACCGTCCGGGGCTTGATGCTTGTCTGGATTATCTCCGGGCGGGTGATGTTCTCGTTGTAGCAAGTATCGACCGGCTTGCCCGGTCGATGGTGGATCTGCGTCGCATTGTTGATGCGGTTGTCGATAAAGGCGCACAGGTGCGATTTGTTAAAGAGTTGCTGGTGTTTGGGGCAGGGAGTGACCCGCGCTCTGATCTGATGCTTGGCATCCTTGGCTCGCTGGCTGAATTCGAGCGGGCCATTATTCGTGAGCGCCAGGCGGAAGGGATCGCTGCGGCGAAAAAGCGCGGTGTCTACAAGGGGCGAAAGCCTGCCCTTAGTCGCGCGCAGATTGACCAAGCGCGGCAACTTAAGGACGAGGGCGTTGCCGTGACTGAAATCGCGCGACGGTTAAGCGTGCACCGCTCGACGATCTATCGGGCGTTGACTGACTAG
- the eccD gene encoding type VII secretion integral membrane protein EccD yields MTRALAHSIHVTVRIHAGQTRKEADVSLPLSSSVGEVLGELLLLVDVSPAPILWRATTAGGKAVSMTAPLDRTPLEDGSVLVLSPDESPPAPIVRDAAEALAADAPSTALDGLADVWGCAGLIAIGGLLTAALSPALGCAAAAILAVVLAVWTQRGSLLAAAHIAAGLAGWFGVGGSDASSAALAGSAAALAIVAFLSHLLRTGGLRARAIAATWCVLAVIGLLGAAPLLAAILGLLAGAPLLTTRLAGLRVPQLPTAGQDLSISDDVPTDNADKARRAGEAYEGIAVGCALAGIPAVLIVALSAHDAEIVRASQALCLSIAGGVIVHAARHARTVAAWALGLLGVAAACGAVAVAVREWQLESSPTATTWVLSVVAGLVIVAMLSAPMWAGALAHVEPTTIVWFERAEAFALAACLPLAAHVAGLFEFIRGLGS; encoded by the coding sequence ATGACCCGCGCACTCGCGCATTCCATCCACGTCACCGTCCGTATTCACGCAGGCCAGACACGCAAAGAGGCAGATGTATCCCTGCCATTATCCTCGAGCGTTGGGGAGGTGTTGGGAGAGCTTCTGCTGCTTGTCGACGTCTCCCCCGCCCCCATCCTCTGGCGCGCTACCACCGCCGGGGGCAAGGCCGTATCGATGACCGCACCGCTCGACCGCACTCCGCTCGAGGATGGATCGGTACTGGTTCTCAGCCCGGACGAGTCACCACCCGCCCCGATTGTCCGGGATGCGGCGGAAGCGCTCGCTGCCGATGCACCATCAACCGCTCTGGATGGTCTCGCGGACGTGTGGGGCTGCGCGGGCCTCATCGCCATCGGCGGGCTCCTCACGGCTGCACTGTCCCCAGCGCTTGGTTGCGCCGCCGCGGCAATTCTTGCCGTCGTGCTGGCGGTGTGGACGCAGCGCGGTTCGCTGTTGGCCGCAGCGCATATCGCTGCCGGCTTAGCCGGCTGGTTCGGCGTGGGTGGCTCTGACGCGAGTTCGGCGGCGCTTGCCGGTTCAGCTGCAGCACTCGCCATCGTGGCGTTCCTATCCCACCTCCTGCGCACCGGCGGTCTGCGGGCACGGGCGATAGCCGCGACGTGGTGCGTGCTCGCGGTCATCGGGCTGCTGGGTGCTGCCCCGCTCCTCGCCGCAATCCTGGGGCTTCTCGCAGGCGCTCCCCTGCTCACCACGCGACTAGCGGGTCTGCGCGTACCGCAGCTGCCCACCGCCGGACAGGATTTGAGCATCTCAGACGACGTCCCTACCGATAACGCTGACAAAGCCCGGCGCGCCGGGGAGGCTTATGAAGGAATCGCTGTGGGCTGCGCGCTGGCGGGTATTCCTGCTGTGCTCATCGTCGCGCTCAGTGCACATGACGCGGAGATAGTCAGGGCTTCTCAAGCCTTATGCCTGAGTATCGCAGGCGGGGTCATCGTCCATGCAGCACGGCATGCCCGGACCGTGGCTGCCTGGGCGCTGGGCCTTTTAGGTGTGGCCGCTGCCTGCGGCGCGGTTGCGGTGGCGGTGCGGGAGTGGCAGCTAGAGTCCTCCCCGACGGCGACAACGTGGGTACTCAGCGTTGTTGCCGGACTCGTCATTGTGGCGATGCTCTCAGCTCCGATGTGGGCAGGCGCCCTTGCCCACGTGGAGCCGACCACCATCGTGTGGTTCGAGCGGGCCGAAGCCTTCGCATTGGCGGCCTGCTTACCCCTGGCGGCACACGTAGCAGGGCTCTTCGAGTTCATCCGGGGGCTGGGCTCATGA
- the truA gene encoding tRNA pseudouridine(38-40) synthase TruA: MSESVRLRLDLAYDGTDFHGWAKQKGGLRTVQQTVEEKLAMVLRHPVELTVAGRTDAGVHASGQVAHFDTTREALSQRSIDGDPTKLVKRLAKLLPVDVRVHACTQVPDAFDARFSALRRHYVYRITTHPRGALPTRARDTATWFKPVDLDLMQQAANELVGLNDFVAFCKAKPHATTIRELLAYEWKDVSTAEEPQLYEAHVTADAFCWSMVRSLVGCCLRVGEGSRSVDFAAQMLEETSRSSQIPLADAQGLSLVGVDYPEPDQLAARAEMTRGRRAAEETDVG; the protein is encoded by the coding sequence ATGAGTGAAAGCGTGCGTCTGCGACTGGACTTGGCCTACGACGGCACCGATTTTCATGGGTGGGCTAAGCAGAAGGGTGGCCTGCGTACGGTCCAGCAGACTGTCGAAGAGAAACTGGCCATGGTGTTGCGTCACCCGGTGGAACTTACCGTGGCTGGGCGCACAGATGCTGGCGTGCATGCCAGCGGGCAGGTCGCGCACTTCGACACCACCAGGGAGGCGCTGAGCCAGCGCAGCATCGACGGCGATCCCACCAAGCTTGTGAAGCGCCTGGCCAAGCTGCTGCCTGTCGACGTCCGCGTGCACGCCTGCACGCAAGTCCCTGACGCCTTCGATGCGCGTTTCTCCGCCTTGCGCCGCCATTACGTCTACCGCATCACTACTCACCCACGCGGTGCGCTGCCGACGCGCGCGCGTGACACGGCAACGTGGTTCAAACCCGTAGACCTTGACCTGATGCAGCAGGCAGCTAACGAACTAGTGGGCCTCAATGACTTCGTGGCTTTTTGTAAGGCCAAGCCCCACGCCACCACTATTCGCGAGCTCCTGGCTTATGAGTGGAAGGATGTTTCCACGGCGGAGGAACCGCAGCTTTACGAAGCACACGTGACCGCGGATGCCTTCTGCTGGTCCATGGTCCGTTCGCTCGTGGGCTGTTGCTTGCGAGTAGGGGAGGGCTCGCGCAGCGTCGACTTCGCAGCACAGATGTTGGAGGAAACCAGCAGGTCTTCCCAGATCCCTCTTGCAGATGCCCAGGGTTTGAGCCTGGTGGGAGTGGATTACCCTGAGCCCGACCAGCTGGCGGCGCGTGCGGAGATGACTCGTGGCCGTCGCGCTGCGGAGGAGACCGACGTGGGTTAG
- a CDS encoding WXG100 family type VII secretion target, giving the protein MSGIKYQFGAIAGAAADINSTSGRINGLLGDLKATLQPMVSSWEGESASAYNAAQAKWDKAAAELNTVLATISTTVSQGNDNMSDVNRRAAASWG; this is encoded by the coding sequence ATGTCTGGAATCAAGTACCAGTTTGGCGCCATCGCCGGCGCCGCCGCCGATATCAACTCCACCTCCGGCCGCATCAACGGTCTCCTCGGTGACCTCAAGGCCACCCTGCAGCCCATGGTGTCCAGCTGGGAAGGCGAATCTGCCTCTGCCTACAACGCCGCGCAGGCTAAGTGGGATAAGGCCGCCGCCGAGCTCAACACGGTGCTCGCCACCATTTCCACCACCGTCTCTCAGGGCAACGACAATATGAGTGACGTCAACCGTCGCGCCGCTGCGAGCTGGGGCTAA